From a region of the Neisseria subflava genome:
- the nirK gene encoding copper-containing nitrite reductase, translating into MKRQTLAALIASVFALAACGEQAAKPAETPAATASAEAPAAASDSQAAAETPSSELPVVDAIMTHAPEVPPAIDRDHPAKVRVKMETVEKTMTMEDGVEYHYWTFNGDVPGQMIRVREGDTVEVEFSNNPSSTVPHNVDFHAATGQGGGAEASFTAPGHTSTFSFKALQAGLYIYHCAVAPVGMHIANGMYGLILVEPKEGLPKVDKEFYIVQGDFYTKGKKGAQGLQPFDMDKAIAEQPEYVVFNGHVGSIAGDNALKAKAGETVRMYVGNGGPNLVSSFHVIGEIFDKVYVEGGKLINENVQSTVIPAGGAAMIEFKVDIPGSYTIVDHSIFRAFNKGALGQLKVEGNENPEIMTKKLSDTVYQPAGAAASAPAAASAAPAASEAAK; encoded by the coding sequence ATGAAACGCCAAACCTTAGCTGCACTTATCGCTTCTGTATTTGCACTGGCCGCATGCGGCGAACAAGCTGCTAAACCAGCTGAAACTCCGGCTGCCACCGCTTCTGCCGAAGCTCCTGCTGCTGCTTCTGACTCACAAGCTGCTGCCGAGACTCCTTCTTCAGAATTGCCTGTAGTCGATGCCATCATGACTCACGCTCCGGAAGTTCCACCTGCAATCGATCGCGATCATCCGGCTAAAGTACGCGTTAAAATGGAAACCGTCGAAAAAACCATGACTATGGAAGACGGTGTTGAATACCACTACTGGACATTCAACGGCGACGTTCCGGGCCAAATGATCCGTGTACGCGAAGGCGATACCGTAGAAGTAGAATTCTCTAACAATCCTTCTTCTACCGTTCCTCACAACGTTGACTTCCACGCTGCTACCGGTCAAGGCGGTGGTGCAGAAGCTTCTTTCACTGCCCCAGGCCACACTTCTACTTTCAGCTTTAAAGCTCTGCAAGCCGGTTTGTACATTTACCACTGTGCCGTTGCTCCTGTAGGTATGCACATCGCCAACGGTATGTACGGTTTGATCTTGGTTGAACCTAAAGAAGGCCTGCCTAAAGTAGATAAAGAGTTCTACATCGTACAAGGCGACTTCTATACTAAAGGTAAAAAAGGCGCTCAAGGTCTGCAACCTTTCGACATGGATAAAGCCATTGCCGAACAACCTGAATACGTTGTATTCAACGGTCACGTAGGCTCTATCGCCGGTGACAACGCCCTGAAAGCCAAAGCTGGTGAAACTGTTCGTATGTACGTTGGTAACGGTGGTCCTAACTTGGTATCTTCTTTCCACGTTATCGGCGAAATCTTCGACAAAGTATATGTTGAAGGTGGTAAACTGATTAACGAAAACGTACAAAGCACTGTGATTCCTGCCGGTGGCGCCGCCATGATCGAATTCAAAGTCGATATTCCAGGCAGCTACACTATAGTTGACCACTCTATCTTCCGTGCGTTCAACAAAGGTGCTTTGGGTCAATTGAAAGTTGAGGGTAACGAAAACCCTGAAATCATGACCAAAAAACTGAGCGACACCGTTTACCAACCTGCCGGTGCTGCCGCTTCTGCCCCAGCCGCTGCGTCTGCCGCACCTGCTGCTTCTGAAGCCGCTAAATAA
- the rpsO gene encoding 30S ribosomal protein S15, translated as MALTVEQKAQIVKDFQRKEGDTGSSEVQVALLTFRINDLTPHFKANPKDHHSRRGLLKMVSQRRRLLSYLRRTQPDTYRTLITRLGLRK; from the coding sequence ATGGCATTGACCGTAGAACAAAAAGCACAAATTGTTAAAGATTTCCAACGCAAAGAAGGCGATACCGGTTCTTCTGAAGTACAAGTCGCTCTGTTGACTTTCCGCATCAACGACCTGACTCCTCACTTCAAAGCCAACCCTAAAGACCACCACAGCCGTCGCGGCCTGTTGAAAATGGTTAGCCAACGTCGTCGCCTATTGTCTTACCTGCGTCGTACTCAGCCTGATACTTACCGTACAC
- a CDS encoding formylglycine-generating enzyme family protein: MKLIRLLLLGSALICGNTFAAEMVKIEGGSYRPLYLKKETSLIKVKPFQLDKYPVTNAEFAEFLKTHPQWQKDKISSKQAEKAYLKHWVKNGSNSYAPKASELKHPVTNVSWFAANAYCVSKGKRLPTIDEWEFAGLASATQKDGSAEPGYNRTILDWYADGGRNGLHDIGKNKPNYWGVYDMHGLIWEWTEDFNSSQLSAGSSNTQMFCSGASVGSSDPSNYAAFLRYGIRTSLQSKYVLNNLGFRCASK, encoded by the coding sequence ATGAAACTCATACGACTCCTCCTCTTAGGCAGTGCCTTAATCTGCGGCAATACATTTGCAGCCGAAATGGTAAAAATCGAAGGAGGCAGCTATCGCCCTCTCTATCTCAAAAAAGAGACTTCCCTTATTAAAGTCAAACCCTTCCAACTTGACAAATATCCTGTAACCAATGCCGAATTTGCCGAATTTTTGAAAACACATCCACAATGGCAAAAAGACAAAATCAGCTCCAAACAAGCTGAAAAAGCTTACCTGAAACATTGGGTAAAAAACGGCAGCAACAGTTATGCGCCTAAAGCCAGCGAACTCAAACATCCGGTAACCAATGTTTCATGGTTTGCCGCCAATGCCTACTGCGTTTCCAAAGGCAAACGCCTGCCGACTATTGACGAGTGGGAATTTGCAGGCTTGGCCTCTGCCACTCAAAAAGACGGCTCTGCCGAACCCGGCTACAACCGTACCATCTTGGATTGGTATGCAGACGGCGGCCGCAACGGCCTGCATGACATCGGTAAAAACAAACCCAACTACTGGGGCGTATACGATATGCACGGCCTGATTTGGGAATGGACTGAAGACTTCAACAGCAGCCAACTCTCAGCCGGCTCATCCAACACACAAATGTTCTGTAGCGGCGCATCCGTAGGCTCAAGCGACCCATCCAACTATGCTGCTTTCTTGCGCTACGGCATCCGTACCAGCCTGCAATCCAAATATGTTTTAAATAACTTAGGCTTCCGCTGTGCAAGCAAATAA